The following proteins are co-located in the Castanea sativa cultivar Marrone di Chiusa Pesio chromosome 8, ASM4071231v1 genome:
- the LOC142605821 gene encoding uncharacterized protein LOC142605821, whose protein sequence is MSVSSSHTEDLVLKPKRGKMQARPALSFSDEDKVGTYQPHDEALMVTLQIRGYDVRRVLVDQSSGAEIMYPDLYKGLKLKPEDLVSYDSPLVGFDRNTIIPRDMIRLPIWVGTKVVEVNFIVVDAYSPYTAILAKLWLHAIEAVSSTLHLKVKFPSGDYIKELIGSQTMARQ, encoded by the coding sequence ATGTCCGTATCAAGTTCACACACTGAGGATCTAGTCCTTAAACCTAAACGGGGAAAGATGCAGGCTCGACCAGCTTTGAGCTTCTCTGATGAAGATAAAGTTGGAACTTATCAGCCGCACGATGAAGCCTTAATGGTTACCCTTCAAATAAGAGGCTATGATGTAAGAAGGGTCCTAGTAGATCAAAGCAGTGGTGCAGAGATCATGTATCCTGATCTGTACAAGGGACTTAAGCTAAAACCCGAGGACCTAGTTAGTTATGATTCCCCTCTAGTGGGATTTGATAGGAATACTATTATCCCAAGGGACATGATCAGATTGCCTATTTGGGTAGGGACAAAAGTGGTGGAAGTAAACTTCATTGTGGTAGATGCTTATTCACCTTATACTGCCATCTTAGCAAAACTGTGGCTTCATGCCATAGAGGCCGTTTCTTCAACTCTACATCTAAAGGTGAAGTTTCCCTCAGGGGACTATATTAAAGAATTGATTGGAAGCCAGACTATGGCAAGGCAATAA